A region from the Meiothermus sp. Pnk-1 genome encodes:
- a CDS encoding transaldolase family protein codes for MKLYLDSADLERLSPLLETGVFYGVTTNPLLLREAGLGKRQLSAFAEGVLERGAREVYFQSWGGETQPLLEQGRELARLDPRVVVKLPATREGLTVASRLAAEGVRTCVTAVYAPFQALLAAAAGAAYVAPYLGRINDSGRDGHAVIAQMAHALRQTGSSTEILAASIRSTADLVSLAQAGVRCATVSPSIAERLFQEPLTLEATRSFENAASEVNR; via the coding sequence ATGAAGCTCTACCTGGACTCCGCCGACCTCGAGCGCCTCTCCCCCCTGCTCGAGACCGGTGTCTTTTACGGGGTGACCACCAATCCCCTGCTGCTGCGGGAGGCGGGCCTGGGCAAAAGGCAGCTTTCGGCGTTCGCCGAGGGTGTCCTGGAGCGGGGAGCGCGGGAGGTCTACTTCCAAAGCTGGGGGGGCGAGACCCAGCCGTTGCTCGAACAGGGGCGCGAGCTGGCCCGGCTGGACCCCCGGGTGGTGGTCAAGCTGCCCGCCACCCGCGAGGGGCTCACGGTGGCCTCACGGCTGGCCGCCGAGGGGGTTCGGACCTGCGTCACCGCGGTCTACGCCCCCTTCCAGGCCCTGCTGGCCGCGGCGGCGGGGGCCGCTTACGTAGCTCCCTATCTGGGCCGCATCAACGACAGCGGGCGCGACGGCCACGCGGTCATCGCCCAGATGGCCCATGCCCTGCGCCAGACTGGCTCTTCCACCGAGATCCTGGCCGCTTCGATCCGCTCCACCGCCGATTTGGTCAGCCTGGCCCAGGCGGGGGTGCGCTGCGCCACCGTATCGCCGAGCATCGCCGAGCGGCTATTCCAGGAGCCTCTGACCCTCGAGGCCACCCGCAGCTTTGAAAATGCCGCGAGCGAGGTGAACCGATGA
- a CDS encoding ExeM/NucH family extracellular endonuclease, producing the protein MRHIYGKVSKWWIVLALLVALGQQSPPAQGWGVAVAALGQAASCPADSGVARTFQIQGRGASSPLVGQVVTTEGVVVGDYQEPNQLQGFFLQDLPGDGDPETSDGLFVYTPSGFPVNAGDYVRVTGKVREYASPGDAQGTLTELEEVRSVLVCATGVAVDPTPLALPLASPGDLERYEGMLVGFPQTLTVSEVYNLGRFGEIGLSAGGRLFHPNNGNGLGDTAKGNPLRRILLDDGSNGQNPRPIPYLSAADTSGTRRVGDSVVGLTGVLSYGFSSYRVEPVGTVNFIPSNPRPEAPEDVGGSLRVASYNVLNYFTTLGARGASNQAELERQRAKLVAALRTLDADIVGLIEIQNNGDAALEDLVRALNAALGGEAYTALATGSLGTDQIKVALIYKPARVRPEGAFRVDDDPVYSRPPLAQTFRDRATGGRFTVVVNHFKSKGCEGASGDQADTGQGCWNALRVRQAQRLVSFLNDLRATDPDVLVVGDLNAYAEEDPLKVLVGSGLENLILRIPAARRYSYVFNGESGNLDHALATSSLASQVTGITEWHINADEPRVLDYNTEFKPDDRYAPTPFRSSDHDPLLIGLNLSADP; encoded by the coding sequence ATGCGGCATATTTATGGAAAAGTTTCAAAATGGTGGATCGTTTTGGCCTTGCTCGTGGCGCTTGGCCAGCAAAGCCCCCCTGCCCAAGGGTGGGGCGTGGCCGTAGCGGCCTTGGGCCAGGCGGCTTCCTGTCCGGCAGATTCCGGCGTAGCACGTACCTTTCAGATACAAGGCAGGGGAGCCTCGAGCCCCCTGGTGGGGCAGGTGGTGACCACCGAAGGGGTGGTGGTGGGGGATTACCAGGAGCCAAACCAGCTCCAAGGCTTTTTCCTCCAGGACCTCCCCGGCGACGGCGACCCCGAGACCTCGGATGGCCTGTTCGTCTATACCCCTTCGGGCTTCCCGGTGAACGCGGGGGACTACGTGCGGGTCACCGGCAAGGTGCGCGAGTACGCCTCTCCAGGGGATGCTCAGGGCACCCTAACCGAACTCGAGGAGGTGCGTAGCGTCCTGGTGTGCGCCACGGGGGTCGCCGTAGATCCCACCCCGCTGGCCCTGCCGCTGGCGAGTCCAGGCGACCTCGAGCGCTACGAGGGGATGCTGGTGGGCTTTCCCCAAACCCTCACCGTCAGCGAGGTGTATAACCTGGGCCGCTTTGGGGAGATCGGCCTCTCGGCGGGCGGGCGGCTGTTCCATCCCAACAACGGCAACGGCTTGGGCGACACGGCAAAGGGCAATCCCTTGCGGCGCATCCTGCTGGACGATGGCAGCAACGGGCAAAACCCCCGCCCTATCCCCTACCTTTCGGCAGCGGATACCTCGGGCACCCGGCGGGTCGGGGACAGCGTGGTAGGGCTCACTGGGGTCCTCTCTTACGGCTTCTCCAGCTACCGAGTAGAGCCGGTGGGCACCGTCAATTTTATCCCTAGCAACCCCCGGCCCGAGGCCCCCGAAGACGTGGGGGGCTCCCTCAGGGTAGCCAGCTACAACGTGCTCAACTACTTCACCACCCTGGGCGCCCGCGGCGCCAGCAACCAGGCCGAGCTCGAGCGGCAACGGGCCAAGCTGGTAGCTGCCCTACGCACCCTGGACGCCGATATAGTGGGGCTGATCGAGATACAAAACAACGGCGACGCTGCGCTAGAGGACCTCGTTCGGGCGCTCAACGCAGCGCTGGGCGGCGAGGCCTACACCGCCCTGGCGACCGGCAGCCTCGGCACCGACCAGATCAAAGTCGCCCTGATCTACAAACCGGCCCGGGTCAGGCCGGAGGGAGCCTTCCGGGTGGACGATGACCCGGTCTACTCCCGCCCTCCGCTGGCCCAAACCTTTCGTGACCGGGCCACCGGGGGACGCTTCACGGTGGTGGTCAACCACTTCAAATCCAAAGGCTGCGAGGGGGCCAGCGGGGACCAGGCGGATACCGGCCAGGGCTGCTGGAACGCCCTGCGCGTACGACAAGCCCAGCGGCTCGTGAGCTTCCTCAACGACCTCAGGGCCACCGATCCCGACGTGCTGGTGGTGGGCGATCTCAACGCCTACGCCGAGGAGGACCCGCTGAAGGTGCTCGTAGGGTCCGGCCTGGAAAACCTGATCCTGCGCATCCCGGCCGCCCGGCGCTACAGCTACGTGTTCAACGGCGAGTCCGGCAACCTCGACCACGCCCTGGCGACCTCGAGCCTCGCTTCGCAGGTTACCGGGATCACCGAGTGGCACATCAACGCCGACGAGCCCCGGGTGCTCGATTACAACACCGAGTTCAAACCCGACGACCGCTACGCCCCCACCCCCTTCCGCTCCTCCGACCACGACCCGCTGCTGATCGGGCTGAACCTGAGCGCCGATCCCTAG
- the galE gene encoding UDP-glucose 4-epimerase GalE, translated as MKVLVTGGAGYIGSTIANALKDAGHTAVILDSLVTGQRIFTEGHIFYEGDIAERTLLERIFREHPDIYATIHCAALIVVPESVEKPYLYYRENVCKSLELFKNLEELGYPRVVFSSSASIYDAVPGFKVTEDSPLKPLSPYARTKYMMEMVLEDLSRATRLRAIALRYFNPIGADPKYRSGIHVREPSHVLGKMVDVALGKLPEFQITGTDWPTRDGSGIRDYIHVWDLAMAHLKAVEQFEQVLEKTGQTYVVINLGTGNGVTVKELVAAFERVYGREIPKREAPPRPGDVAGAYANAERAWELLGWKAERSIEEGIASALEWGKRRKAVLGYA; from the coding sequence ATGAAAGTTTTGGTGACAGGCGGGGCCGGGTACATTGGCAGCACTATCGCCAACGCGCTCAAGGATGCGGGACATACCGCGGTGATCCTGGATTCGCTGGTGACAGGCCAGCGAATATTTACTGAGGGGCACATCTTCTATGAAGGAGACATCGCCGAGCGGACTTTGCTCGAGCGGATCTTTCGCGAACACCCCGACATCTATGCCACTATCCATTGCGCGGCCCTCATCGTGGTGCCGGAGTCGGTGGAAAAGCCCTACCTCTACTACCGCGAGAACGTCTGCAAAAGCCTGGAGCTATTCAAGAACCTCGAGGAGCTGGGTTACCCGAGGGTGGTCTTTAGCTCCTCGGCCAGCATCTACGACGCGGTTCCCGGCTTCAAGGTGACCGAGGACTCCCCCCTCAAGCCCCTCTCTCCCTACGCCCGTACCAAGTACATGATGGAGATGGTGCTGGAGGACCTCAGCCGGGCCACCCGGCTGCGCGCCATCGCCCTGCGCTACTTCAACCCCATCGGCGCAGATCCCAAGTACCGCAGCGGCATCCACGTGCGCGAGCCCAGCCACGTGCTGGGCAAGATGGTGGACGTGGCCCTGGGCAAGCTCCCGGAGTTTCAGATCACCGGGACCGACTGGCCCACCCGCGACGGCTCCGGCATCCGCGACTACATCCACGTCTGGGACCTGGCCATGGCCCACCTGAAGGCGGTGGAGCAGTTCGAGCAGGTCTTGGAGAAAACCGGGCAGACCTACGTGGTCATCAACCTGGGCACCGGGAACGGGGTGACCGTAAAAGAGCTGGTAGCGGCCTTCGAGCGGGTCTACGGGCGGGAGATCCCCAAACGCGAGGCCCCGCCCCGCCCCGGCGACGTGGCCGGGGCCTACGCCAACGCCGAGCGGGCTTGGGAACTTCTGGGCTGGAAGGCCGAACGCAGCATCGAGGAGGGGATCGCCAGCGCCCTCGAGTGGGGAAAGCGGCGCAAAGCCGTCCTGGGCTACGCCTGA
- the guaB gene encoding IMP dehydrogenase, with amino-acid sequence MLETPVRKGTTQDKIAFEGLTFDDVLLLPAYSEVLPKDVSTRARLTKRLWLNVPIIAAAMDTVSEERMAVAMAREGGLAVIHKNMTAEEQAEMVRKVKRSEAGMIQDPVTLPPTATLEDAERLMREYKIGGLPVIDVYGKLMGLVTNRDIRFEHNLRRPVVEVMTPLERLVTAPPGTTLEEAENVLRQHKVEKLPLVDAEGKLKGLLTLKDLVKRRQYPMAAKDARGRLLVGAAVGVSKDLFERAALLVGAGVDVLVLDSAHGHSKGILEALEALKNIYGDSVEIIAGNVATAEGARALAERGADAVKVGIGPGSICTTRVVTGVGVPQISAILEAVRGLEGSGVPVIADGGIKYSGDVAKALAAGAHTVMLGSMLAGTEEAPGEEVLKDGRRYKLYRGMGSLGAMRQGSADRYFQEAGRAEKTEAKKLVPEGIEGMVPFKGPVGDVIYQIVGGLRSAMGYCGAPDLETFRTQTRFTRITNAGLVESHPHDVTIVKEAPNYSR; translated from the coding sequence ATGCTCGAGACTCCCGTGCGCAAGGGCACAACCCAGGACAAAATCGCCTTCGAGGGCCTAACTTTTGACGATGTGCTGTTGCTTCCGGCATACTCGGAGGTGCTGCCCAAGGACGTGTCTACCCGAGCCCGCCTCACCAAACGCCTGTGGCTCAATGTGCCCATCATCGCCGCGGCGATGGACACCGTGAGCGAGGAAAGGATGGCCGTGGCGATGGCCCGCGAGGGTGGCCTGGCGGTGATCCACAAGAACATGACGGCCGAGGAGCAGGCCGAGATGGTGCGCAAGGTCAAGCGCAGCGAGGCCGGGATGATCCAGGACCCGGTGACCCTGCCCCCCACCGCTACGCTCGAGGACGCCGAGCGCCTGATGCGCGAGTACAAGATCGGCGGCTTGCCGGTGATTGACGTGTACGGAAAGCTGATGGGCCTGGTCACCAACCGCGATATCCGCTTCGAACACAACCTCAGGCGCCCCGTCGTGGAGGTCATGACCCCGCTCGAGCGCCTCGTCACCGCCCCGCCGGGGACCACGCTCGAGGAGGCCGAGAACGTCCTGCGCCAGCACAAGGTGGAAAAACTGCCGCTGGTAGATGCCGAGGGTAAGCTCAAGGGTTTGCTGACCCTCAAAGACCTGGTCAAGCGGCGGCAGTACCCTATGGCGGCCAAGGACGCTCGAGGTCGGCTGCTGGTGGGGGCGGCGGTGGGGGTATCCAAAGACCTCTTCGAGCGGGCTGCCCTGCTGGTGGGTGCGGGGGTGGACGTGCTGGTGCTGGATAGCGCCCACGGGCACTCGAAGGGCATCCTCGAGGCCCTGGAGGCCCTTAAGAACATCTACGGGGACAGCGTAGAGATCATCGCCGGGAACGTGGCCACCGCCGAAGGGGCCCGGGCGTTGGCCGAGCGCGGGGCGGATGCGGTGAAGGTGGGAATTGGACCCGGCTCGATCTGCACCACGCGGGTGGTGACCGGGGTGGGGGTTCCCCAGATCAGCGCCATCCTGGAGGCGGTGCGGGGCTTGGAGGGCAGCGGCGTTCCGGTGATCGCCGATGGGGGTATCAAATACTCGGGCGACGTGGCCAAGGCCCTGGCGGCCGGAGCCCACACGGTCATGCTGGGTTCGATGCTGGCCGGGACCGAGGAAGCCCCGGGCGAGGAAGTGCTCAAGGACGGTCGCCGCTACAAGCTCTACCGGGGTATGGGTTCTTTAGGGGCGATGCGCCAAGGCTCGGCGGACCGCTACTTCCAAGAAGCCGGGCGCGCCGAGAAAACCGAGGCCAAAAAGCTCGTACCGGAGGGCATCGAGGGGATGGTTCCCTTCAAAGGCCCAGTGGGGGACGTGATCTACCAGATTGTGGGCGGGTTGCGCTCGGCGATGGGATACTGCGGGGCGCCGGATCTGGAAACTTTTCGCACCCAAACCCGTTTCACCCGCATCACCAACGCTGGCCTTGTCGAGAGCCATCCCCATGACGTCACCATCGTCAAGGAAGCCCCGAACTATAGCCGCTGA
- the yedA gene encoding drug/metabolite exporter YedA, with amino-acid sequence MQTHQVLPRTAGDRGLVLAALLALYLIWGSTYLAIVYMVETMPALLATGVRFLVAGGGMFLVLRLRGAPAPTRREWWGAAWVGTLLMGGGMGMVALGESLGVASGLAATIIATMPLWLALFGRLWGEKTRGLEWLGMALGFAGVALLMLEGNLRSNLLGTLLIFLAPVCWAFGSAWSRHMTLPKGMMGSAAEMLVGGGVLVVMGTLLGERFTQLPSLSSLAAWAYLVVFGSVVGYSAYMFLLSRVRPALAGSYAYVNPVVAVLLGVALAAEPITLVTLVALPVILLGVGLVAVARR; translated from the coding sequence ATGCAGACCCATCAGGTATTACCCCGTACCGCTGGCGACCGCGGGTTGGTCCTCGCCGCCCTGCTGGCTTTGTACCTGATCTGGGGCTCGACCTACCTGGCCATCGTCTACATGGTCGAGACCATGCCTGCGCTGCTGGCGACCGGGGTTCGTTTCCTGGTCGCCGGCGGCGGGATGTTCCTCGTGCTCCGATTGCGCGGTGCCCCCGCCCCGACCCGCCGGGAGTGGTGGGGCGCAGCCTGGGTAGGCACGCTGCTGATGGGCGGGGGCATGGGGATGGTGGCGCTGGGCGAGTCGCTGGGGGTGGCCTCGGGGCTGGCGGCCACCATCATCGCCACTATGCCGCTGTGGCTGGCCCTGTTCGGCCGCTTGTGGGGCGAGAAGACCCGCGGCCTCGAGTGGCTGGGCATGGCGCTGGGCTTCGCCGGGGTGGCGCTGCTGATGCTCGAGGGCAACCTGCGCTCGAACCTGCTGGGCACCCTCCTGATCTTCCTGGCCCCGGTCTGCTGGGCCTTCGGCTCGGCCTGGAGCCGCCACATGACCTTGCCCAAGGGCATGATGGGCAGCGCTGCCGAGATGCTGGTGGGGGGTGGGGTGCTGGTAGTCATGGGCACGCTCCTGGGCGAGCGCTTCACCCAGCTTCCCAGCCTCTCGTCCCTGGCTGCCTGGGCCTACCTGGTGGTCTTCGGCTCGGTGGTGGGCTACAGCGCCTACATGTTCTTGCTCTCGAGGGTCCGCCCCGCGCTGGCCGGCAGCTACGCCTACGTCAACCCGGTGGTGGCGGTGCTGCTGGGGGTGGCCCTGGCCGCCGAGCCCATCACCCTCGTCACCCTGGTGGCCCTGCCGGTGATCCTGCTGGGCGTAGGGCTGGTGGCCGTGGCCCGGCGTTAG
- a CDS encoding carbohydrate kinase → MIVVAGEALIDLSPTRVEGRLAYIPHPGGSPYNVAVGVGRLGAPVRFLGRISRDGFGQLLRAHIRQSGVGLEYVVEGPELTTLALVTPTEGGEFFSFYCQNTADTLLRPEDLPSALPPGAALHLGSISLLLEPTASTLEGLLAREAGQRLVSLDPNVRPFLIPDKAAYLRKLEGWLRQVDLVKVSQADLEWLYPGQALEEIAAGWRGYGPVLVIVTQGGRGAFAQRGEETLQVAAPPVTVADTVGAGDAFMGALLAWLWRAGALSRAALEALSSEQVRQLLGFAAQVAAITCTRPGADPPWREEVAWEQN, encoded by the coding sequence ATGATCGTCGTCGCCGGTGAGGCGCTGATTGACCTGAGCCCCACCCGAGTAGAGGGGCGGCTGGCCTATATCCCCCACCCCGGGGGCTCGCCCTACAACGTGGCGGTGGGGGTGGGGCGCCTGGGGGCGCCGGTGCGGTTTTTAGGGCGAATCTCCCGCGACGGGTTCGGGCAGCTATTGCGCGCCCATATCCGCCAGAGCGGGGTGGGCCTCGAGTACGTGGTGGAAGGCCCCGAACTCACCACCCTGGCCCTGGTGACCCCCACCGAAGGGGGTGAGTTCTTCTCCTTCTACTGCCAAAACACCGCCGACACCCTGCTCCGGCCCGAGGATCTGCCCAGCGCACTTCCCCCGGGCGCCGCGCTGCACCTGGGCTCGATCTCGCTGCTGCTGGAACCGACCGCTTCCACCCTCGAGGGCCTCTTGGCCCGCGAGGCGGGCCAGCGCCTCGTCAGCCTGGACCCCAACGTGCGCCCCTTTTTGATCCCCGACAAGGCCGCCTACCTGCGCAAGCTCGAGGGCTGGCTCCGGCAAGTGGATCTGGTCAAGGTCAGCCAGGCTGATTTGGAGTGGCTCTACCCAGGCCAGGCCCTGGAGGAGATCGCCGCCGGGTGGAGGGGCTACGGCCCCGTCCTGGTGATCGTAACCCAAGGTGGACGCGGGGCTTTTGCCCAGCGGGGAGAAGAGACCCTGCAGGTCGCGGCCCCCCCGGTCACCGTCGCCGATACCGTCGGGGCGGGGGATGCGTTCATGGGGGCCTTGCTCGCTTGGCTGTGGCGGGCGGGTGCGCTGTCGCGAGCGGCCCTCGAGGCCCTCTCGAGCGAGCAAGTCCGCCAGCTCCTAGGCTTTGCGGCGCAGGTCGCAGCCATCACTTGTACCCGCCCTGGAGCCGACCCGCCCTGGCGGGAGGAGGTAGCCTGGGAGCAGAATTGA
- a CDS encoding MFS transporter: MANSHRFFYGWIVVAVAVLATLVAAGIRSAPGALLVPLEQDLGWSKTTLSLAVSIGLVLFGLGGPFSGYLMDRYGPRRITLFGLLLMGLSMAGSALMTQVWQLHLIWGVVSGVGTGIVGSVLGATVANRWFIRQRGLVTGIFGGATSAGQLIFIPALVAWATGLGWREASWIMAGIALAVMLPIFLLMKDSPAEIGERPLGAAAESASAKITADAGIMGQAVRSSTFWLLAGTFFICGATSNGLIGVHFIPYAVDCGISQGMASGMLALLGAMNFVGTIASGWLTDRYDPRKLLCVYYAFRGFSLLLLPYAVTPETMVPFAILFGLDYIATVPPTVALVADNFGRQNVGTVYGWVFAAHQLGAAFAAWAGGSVRDALGEYNLAFFAAGALAIMGGMLSLGIRRALRAAAA; encoded by the coding sequence GTGGCGAACTCCCATCGGTTTTTCTACGGCTGGATTGTGGTGGCGGTGGCGGTGCTGGCGACGCTGGTCGCCGCCGGGATTCGCTCGGCGCCAGGGGCTTTGCTGGTGCCGCTGGAGCAGGATTTGGGCTGGAGCAAGACCACCCTCTCGTTGGCGGTGTCCATCGGCCTGGTGCTCTTCGGGTTGGGGGGGCCTTTCAGCGGCTACCTGATGGACCGCTACGGCCCGCGCCGCATCACCCTCTTCGGGCTGCTGCTGATGGGCCTGAGCATGGCGGGCAGCGCCCTCATGACCCAGGTTTGGCAGCTCCACCTGATCTGGGGCGTGGTGAGCGGGGTGGGTACGGGCATCGTGGGCAGCGTGCTGGGTGCCACGGTGGCCAACCGCTGGTTCATCCGGCAGCGGGGGCTGGTCACGGGGATTTTCGGCGGGGCCACTTCCGCGGGGCAGCTCATCTTCATCCCGGCGCTGGTGGCCTGGGCCACGGGCCTGGGCTGGCGCGAGGCCAGTTGGATCATGGCGGGGATAGCCCTGGCGGTGATGCTGCCCATCTTTCTGCTGATGAAGGACAGCCCCGCCGAGATCGGGGAGCGGCCCCTGGGGGCCGCGGCGGAGAGCGCCTCCGCCAAGATCACCGCCGACGCCGGGATCATGGGACAGGCGGTGCGCTCGAGCACCTTCTGGCTGCTGGCGGGTACCTTCTTCATCTGCGGCGCGACCTCCAACGGCCTGATCGGCGTCCACTTCATTCCCTACGCCGTGGACTGTGGCATCTCGCAGGGGATGGCTTCGGGGATGCTGGCCCTGCTGGGCGCGATGAACTTCGTGGGCACCATCGCCTCGGGCTGGCTCACCGACCGCTACGACCCCCGCAAGCTGCTGTGCGTGTACTACGCCTTCCGCGGCTTCTCCCTGCTGCTGCTGCCCTATGCGGTGACCCCCGAGACCATGGTCCCCTTCGCCATTCTCTTCGGCCTCGACTACATCGCTACCGTGCCTCCCACCGTGGCCCTGGTGGCCGACAACTTTGGGCGGCAGAACGTGGGCACGGTCTATGGCTGGGTCTTCGCGGCACACCAACTCGGGGCGGCCTTTGCTGCCTGGGCGGGCGGTAGCGTGCGCGACGCGCTGGGCGAGTACAACCTGGCCTTCTTCGCCGCCGGGGCGCTGGCGATCATGGGGGGGATGCTTTCGCTGGGCATCCGGCGGGCGTTGCGGGCGGCGGCGGCTTGA
- a CDS encoding MMPL family transporter gives MFPFLAHLNATRPRWVLLAWFALSLVSLPLAALAPGRLGANTSAVKGSESQQVMRILNQAFGLESLDRTLVVSASALPPADPRFLQAYGSLTERLKQLDGVRTLTRFDAESPLKLSGKVGGQYVTATIVETRLANADPVIRAIRRETQAVNLPQTRFYVTGASAVTQDFLHRLEADATRSEVTALPLTGLVLVLAFGALVAAGIPLVVGMLSITLTLALVWGLTHLIPVASLARSVVTLLCLGAGIDYALLMVNRFREELARGLSAREAAAVTTRTAGRSVAFSGLTVGIAMSALLVPDLAFARSMGLGGVLAVAVTVLTSITLVPSLLALLGERVNSPRRLQFRLTASGRASAFWGHWGERVMERPWRFTLLGVGFLLGLAWPTLSMRLGYTGAFGLSSQVESRRGLELIRPLELGGSLDAFEILLDLGQGGFEAEARSKWRKLDGELNRWPEVRLVISPFLAARSPSDGGLGDLASLTQRSISQDRRYLRLTVIPKEHIRPEAIRSWETRLREAAHRAGFRKVLLGGAPVGSQEFTDALVGAMPLAIGLVYAATFVLLGVMFRSLVIPLKSIVMNSLTVGAAYGVITLIFLPQGAGVIDSSLPLILFAVIFGLSMDYEIFLLSRVQEGHLKGLETRLAVKAALERTASVITSAALIMVIVFLAFVQGDVVANRTIGLGLAVAVILDASLVRLVLVPAVLVLAGRWNWWLPGWLKNWMPRVSLER, from the coding sequence GTGTTCCCATTCCTCGCCCACCTCAACGCCACCCGACCGCGCTGGGTCTTGCTCGCTTGGTTTGCCCTGTCGCTGGTCTCCCTTCCCCTGGCTGCGCTGGCCCCAGGCCGCCTGGGCGCTAACACTTCGGCCGTCAAGGGAAGCGAGTCGCAGCAGGTGATGCGCATCTTGAACCAGGCCTTTGGCCTCGAGAGCCTAGACCGCACCCTGGTGGTGAGTGCGTCGGCCCTCCCCCCTGCCGACCCTCGCTTCCTCCAGGCTTATGGCTCCCTCACCGAGCGGCTGAAACAGTTGGACGGGGTGCGCACCCTGACCCGCTTCGACGCCGAGAGCCCATTGAAGCTTTCGGGGAAGGTCGGCGGCCAGTACGTCACCGCGACGATTGTGGAGACCCGGTTGGCGAACGCCGACCCGGTGATCCGGGCCATCCGGCGGGAAACCCAAGCCGTGAACCTCCCCCAGACCCGGTTCTACGTCACCGGCGCAAGCGCGGTCACCCAGGACTTCCTCCACCGCCTCGAGGCCGACGCTACGCGCTCAGAGGTCACCGCCTTGCCGCTGACCGGACTGGTGCTGGTCTTGGCGTTCGGCGCCCTCGTGGCCGCAGGGATCCCCCTGGTGGTGGGGATGCTCTCGATCACCCTGACCCTGGCGTTAGTGTGGGGCCTCACCCACCTGATCCCGGTGGCCAGCCTGGCGCGGAGCGTGGTGACGCTGCTGTGTTTGGGCGCGGGGATCGACTACGCCCTGTTGATGGTCAACCGCTTCCGCGAGGAGCTGGCCCGGGGGCTTTCCGCTCGGGAGGCGGCTGCCGTCACCACCCGCACCGCCGGGCGCAGCGTGGCCTTCAGCGGGCTTACGGTGGGGATCGCCATGAGCGCGCTGCTCGTCCCCGACCTGGCGTTCGCCCGCTCGATGGGCCTGGGCGGGGTGCTGGCGGTGGCGGTCACGGTGCTCACCTCGATCACCCTGGTTCCGAGCCTGCTGGCCCTCTTGGGCGAGCGGGTCAACTCTCCCCGCCGGCTTCAGTTCCGGCTCACCGCCTCGGGAAGAGCCAGCGCCTTCTGGGGCCACTGGGGCGAGCGGGTGATGGAGCGGCCTTGGCGGTTCACGCTGCTGGGGGTGGGGTTCTTGCTGGGGCTGGCCTGGCCCACCCTCTCGATGCGGCTGGGGTACACCGGTGCCTTTGGGCTTTCCTCGCAGGTGGAAAGCCGCAGGGGCCTCGAGCTCATCCGCCCGCTCGAGCTGGGCGGAAGCCTGGACGCCTTCGAGATCCTCTTAGACCTAGGGCAAGGCGGCTTCGAGGCCGAGGCCCGAAGCAAGTGGAGAAAGCTGGATGGAGAGCTAAACCGCTGGCCCGAGGTGCGGCTGGTGATCTCGCCGTTCCTCGCCGCGCGGAGCCCATCAGATGGGGGCCTGGGCGATCTGGCCTCGCTCACCCAGCGCTCGATCAGCCAGGACCGGCGCTACCTGCGGCTGACAGTGATCCCTAAGGAGCACATCCGGCCCGAGGCGATCCGGAGCTGGGAAACCCGTCTGCGTGAAGCAGCGCACCGGGCAGGATTCCGGAAAGTGCTGTTGGGCGGAGCCCCGGTGGGTTCCCAGGAGTTCACCGACGCCCTGGTGGGGGCCATGCCTCTGGCGATCGGGCTGGTCTACGCCGCCACCTTCGTGCTGCTGGGGGTGATGTTCCGCTCGCTGGTGATCCCCCTCAAGTCCATCGTGATGAATAGCCTCACCGTGGGGGCGGCCTATGGGGTCATCACCCTGATCTTCCTACCGCAAGGCGCGGGCGTGATCGACTCGAGCCTGCCGCTGATCCTCTTCGCGGTGATCTTCGGCCTCAGCATGGACTACGAGATCTTCTTGCTCTCGAGGGTACAAGAGGGCCACCTGAAAGGGCTCGAGACCCGCCTGGCGGTGAAAGCTGCCCTGGAACGCACCGCCTCGGTGATCACCAGCGCCGCGCTGATCATGGTGATCGTCTTCCTGGCCTTCGTGCAGGGCGACGTGGTGGCCAACAGGACCATCGGCTTAGGGCTTGCGGTAGCGGTCATCCTGGACGCCAGCCTGGTGCGCTTGGTGCTGGTGCCGGCGGTGTTGGTGCTAGCCGGGCGGTGGAATTGGTGGCTCCCCGGCTGGCTTAAAAACTGGATGCCCCGCGTGAGCCTCGAGCGCTAA
- a CDS encoding response regulator transcription factor: MKRILLIEDDPEIAHLLQLELGDAGFEVDWAPGGMSGLVRLREAPPDLVILDLGLPDLDGGEVARRIRVGAEVPIIVLTAADSVERKVTLLSEGADDYIVKPFHPAELLARIQVQLRHREGGEQVTIGGLEIHLSKRQVFYEGQEVRLSPKEFELLSLLCTRPGKVFSRVEIEEHLWGRSLERDSNVVDVHVANLRSKLREAGAYGYLRTVRGVGYALRQREKE, translated from the coding sequence ATGAAGCGCATCCTGCTGATCGAGGACGACCCGGAGATCGCCCATCTCCTCCAGCTCGAGCTGGGGGACGCGGGGTTCGAGGTGGACTGGGCACCCGGCGGCATGTCGGGCCTGGTGCGGTTACGCGAAGCCCCCCCCGACTTGGTCATCCTGGATCTGGGACTGCCCGATCTGGACGGAGGCGAGGTGGCGCGGCGCATTCGGGTTGGGGCGGAGGTGCCCATCATCGTGCTGACCGCCGCCGACAGCGTGGAGCGCAAGGTCACCCTGCTCTCGGAGGGAGCTGACGACTATATCGTCAAGCCCTTTCACCCCGCCGAACTATTGGCCCGCATCCAGGTGCAGCTGCGCCACCGCGAGGGGGGCGAACAGGTCACCATCGGAGGGCTCGAAATCCACCTCTCCAAGCGCCAGGTCTTTTACGAGGGTCAGGAAGTGCGGCTCTCGCCCAAAGAGTTCGAGCTGCTCTCGCTTCTATGCACTCGCCCCGGCAAGGTATTCAGCCGCGTGGAGATCGAAGAGCACCTCTGGGGCCGCAGCCTCGAGCGCGACTCCAATGTGGTGGATGTGCACGTCGCCAACCTGCGCTCCAAGTTGCGTGAAGCCGGGGCCTACGGCTATTTGCGCACCGTGCGCGGGGTAGGGTACGCCCTGCGGCAGCGGGAAAAAGAATAG